GGGGAGGCCGAGGTTTTAAAACTCCTTACCGATATAAGCTCCGAAGAAAGTGCAAAAAAAATATTGGCTTATATTTCCGGTGTGAACAAGGAGTTAAAAAGTGAAGACTTTGAAAAAACTCTTTCTCACTTGGAAAACCTCGCAGGCGGCTCCGGCGAGGATACAAAACGCATGAGGGATATCTATGCCTTGGTAAAGGCTGTAGGTATTGAAGATTCAGTCGTCTTTGATCCTTCAATTACGCGAGGTTTGGATTATTATACCGGTGTTGTATTTGAGACCTTCTTAACCGATTTGCCATCGATAGGCTCTGTGTGTTCCGGCGGAAGGTATGATAACCTTACAGCTCTTTATATGAAGGAATCTATTACAGGAGTGGGGGCATCCATAGGGCTTGATAGGCTTTTAGCTGCCCTTGAACAGTTAGGTCATCAAAAAACAAAGGCCAGCTTTACCGATCTCCTTATTTTTTCTTTACCTGAAGATGATCAAGCTCTTTCATATAAGATAGTAAACTTTTTTGAAGCCGAAAAAATAAATGCTGAAGTATATCCTGAACCTAAAAAGATGAATCATCAGTATACCTATGCCGAAAAAAAAGACATAAGGTGGGGGCTTTTCTTAGGTAAAGATTCTTGTGTAGAAGAATTTGACAAGACCCCTCAAGGGTTTAAGATAAAATTAAAGGATATGACTAATAGAACTGAGGATGAAATACCTCTTAGCGAAGTTGTAAAAAAGATTATGGCCTCAAAAAATTAAACCTCTTTTTTCCGGCTTATTTCGTATAATAGAATACCTGCTGCGACGGAAACATTTAGGCTGTCAAGTTTTCCCTTGGTTGGGATTGACACTATTTCGTCGCAGGTTTCTTCTACAAGGCGGCTCATTCCCTTGCCTTCGCTTCCCATAATAAGGGCTGTCTTTTTTGGGAACGTTAGATCGGGAAGGGCCTTGCCTCCTGCATCTGCACCGTAAATCCAAAAACCTTCCTTTTTTAGCCTCTCTATAGTTCTTACCAAATTGGTTACTTCCACAAAGGGAACCCAGGCTAAAGCTCCTGCACTTACCTTGCTTATAATCTCAAAGCCTCCCGCACTTTTGTTTTCAGGAACTAGTATTCCGTCTATTCCGAATTGGTCTGCACTTCGTATAATGGAACCCGTATTGTGAGGATCCGTAACGGAATCAAGTATTACCACAAAGGCCGAGTCTTTTTCTGCAAGCCTTGCAAAAAACTCATCGACACTCATTCCTTTTTTTTGATTTTCAGCCTCCGTTACAAGAACAATACCCCTGTGATCCCTTAACTGTTCAGGCAAGGTTTTGGTGAGGGAATCAAGAAATTGATTGTCTTTTTTTTCAACTTTTAGATTTAATTTACGAGCCTCTTCCAAAATTTTTTTTACCCTTGGGCCTTCTTTAGAGTAAAAAATTTCAAGGTTCGGCTTCCGGTTCTTTTCTTTTTCTATTTTAAGTTTTTCTGCTCTTAAAATCTCGTCTATCGCATGAAAACCCGTAATTGTTTTTTTCATAATTTTTAGTCCAAGCTATAAATTTCACCGTATTTTACCGTTTTTACATCCTTGTAACCGTTTTCGTTTAAGTATTGGGTAAAATAAGTTTGAGCCTTAGGTTCTCCGTGAACCAAGAATATTCTTTTAAGTTTAGGATTTTCCAAGGAGTCGAGCCATTCTCTGGATTCAAAATAGTCGGCATGAGCACTGAAGGCATTTATCTGCAAAATTTCAGCTCGTACCTGATGCCATTCACCGAAGATTTTTACTTCCTGTTCTCTGTTTTGAAGTCTGCGGCCTAGGGTGTCTTCTGCCATAAAACCTACAAGCATTACCTTTGTCGACGGCTTTTCGATATTGTTTGCAAGATGGTGGGTAATTCGTCCGAATTCGCACATTCCGTCTGCACTGATTATAACCATGGGGCCGTCAATATTGTTCAATTCCTTAGACTCGGTTACACTCGTTATAAATTTAAGTGAGTTAAAGCCGAATGGATTTTTATGATGAGTTAAAAATGCCTCATGTGTTTCTGCATCATAACATTCGGGATGTACCTGAAAGATGCTCGTTGCGTTTACGGCCATGGGCGAATCTACATAAATCGGAATATTAGGAATTATTTTTTTATCTACTAAGAGATGAAAATAATAGACGATTTCCTGTGTCCTTTCAACTGCAAAGGCCGGAATAATCATCTTTCCCTTATTTTGTACAATTTCCTGTGTTTTTTCGGCAAGAAGTTTTAAAGCATTGTCGGTTTCCTCATGGCGCCGGTTTCCGTATGTGCTTTCAATAACTATATAATCTACAGGAGGAATAATATCCGGATCGCGGATAATAGCCTTATTTTTTCGGCCTAGGTCTCCTGTAAAGGCTATTTTTACCTCTTTCCCATCCGAGTCTTTGGCGGTAATTACAGCCATCGCTGAACCTAAAATATGCCCTGCATCATAGAATTCAAGCTGAACATTAGGACCTATCCATGCAGGCCTATGATATGAAATTGTTACAAACTGATTGACTGTTTGGATTACATCGGCTTCATCAAAAAGAGGCACCCATTTAAAGCTTTCTCCTTTTTTTGCAGCCTGTTTGGATAGATACTCCCTGTCCCTAGCTTGAATTCGTGCAGAATCCATCATAACAAGGTTTGCTATATCTCTGGTAGCAGGGGTTGCATATATATTGCCGTTAAATCCGTGTTTTCCCAGCAATGGTAATAGTCCGCAATGGTCATAATGGGCATGGGTTAAAATAACGGCTTCCAGCTCCTGAGTCGGAACATTAAAATCTCTATTTTTTTTGTCCGCTTCAGCTCTTTTTCCTTGAAAAGCTCCGCAGTCTATCAAATACTTGTGCCCGTCAACTTCAAGAATGTGTTTAGATCCGGTAACCTCTTGTGCAGCTCCGAGTGAGTAAAATTTAATTGCCATAGCTTAAGCATACATCATAATCGGCGAAAAATCAAGTACTGTTTTTACCTATTATATGGAGCTATCGGTATAAAGGTCTATTGCCATATGTGGTAGCTGTGTATGTATTTTATAAAGCTGAGATTTCCTAAAATAAAAAATGTAAGGCCTATACCCAGAAGGGTATAAGATGATGTGTACAAAAGAACCGAATAACCTATTAAGGCTCCCGTAAGCGAAAGGGCTGCAAATAAATATTCTTTTATGTTTTTTGTAATATAGACAAAAAAGTAATTTACACAGGCTAGAAGAGCGGCTATTAAAAATAGGTATATATATGAATGACCGGCCTTAATATCCGAAAGAAAATATCCGCTTATATGAAAATTATTTATAGGCATTGATAGACATATTAAAAAAGATATAAAAAAAAGGAAAAAGAAGACTGAAGATATCTTTCTCGTTACTATTTTATTGGCAAAGATGCCCGCCATAAAGATGGACATAATTCCGGCTAATCTGAAAAAATATACCAATCGGGATAGATTTGATATACTATCCAGCACTATATTGGAAAAACTATATAGGGGAAATACAAGCCTTATACTTTCAAAGCTTATGCATAAGGTAAACATAGCAAAAAAGGATATTTCGATTGCATGAGTTTTTTTAAATGTGAAATAGATGAAGATTAAAAAACCAAGTGATAAAAAAGGAAAGGCTAAGATACTTATTAATACTGCATAGCTGTTATAATTATTTCTTAAAAGGCTGAGTATAAATTCAGTAATTATAGAATTTCCTGCAGATTTTGTGCCTATTACCAAGGAATTATCAAGGTTTCCTTTAAGTACAATACATACAAAGGCTATTAAGGATAATACAAGAATTAAAGCTGCAATACATATGGCGACTAGGCGCGCTCTGTTTCTTCCCGCAATTGTCATATTAAAGCAGTATACCAGTAAAAAAAATATTTGTAAAGGCAATTACTCAAAAATACTTGATATATTGGTATTTTTATGGTAAAATATTGACTATGAATTTTGTTTTTATTTTAGTTTTGCCCTTGTTTTTTTTACTCTATGCCTCATTTTCAAATGAACAGGGCGGTAAGTTTGCAGCCTTTTTATTCGGTATTTTGGGCGGAATAGCGGCATTGATAGTTGTTTCGTTTTTCTCTTTTTCGAGTCTGCAAATTTCATCTTCACTTGCCGCTCATTTATGGCGCTTTTTCTTTCAGTACTTTTTCTTAAACGCTCTTTTCGGATTGGCTTTTTTCTTTTTGATTTCATTTTCTCTTTCTGAAGAAACCTTAAGCAATAGTTTATCGGCTCTTTTCGGTATTTTTAGTGCCGTCTTTGCCTATCTATTTTACAGGAATATCAATACGCCCGACTCAACCGAGCTTATTTTATTTCTTCTTATAATAGCAGGCACAATCCTTATTTTTGATTTTCTATACTATATTTTGTCGGCGAATTTAACAATTTCCATGGATTTTATGGTTTATGCGATAGCCTTTATTTCTTTTATAATTTTCAGCCTTTTGGGCTCGTATGCTCTTGCAAATTGGTATTTATCCGAATCTTTAAATATGCATATTTTTGTTTGCGGCGGTATGTTTTTGCTTGGAGTTGTTTTAAATATTATCCGAAACAGGTTATAAGTTTTTGATTTTATGAATCTCGATTTTTTGTCTTTATCGGATAAACATAATTCGGTTGTCGTTTTGGGAGCTACGGCGACGGGAAAAACCTCCTATGCCGTAGGCCTTGCAAAAGCGCTTGGCGGAGAAATCATTTCTGCGGATTCAAGGCAGGTTTATAAGGGGCTTGACCTAGGTACCGGAAAAGACTTAAAAGAGTACGGCGATGTACCCCATCACCTAATCGATATTTGTACCTTGGAAAGGGAGTACAATGTTTTTGATTTTCAAAATGATGCTTACAAGGCCTTTGAAGATATAAAGAGGAGAAAAAAGTTTCCCATTTTTGCGGGAGGAACGGGGCTGTATCTTGATGCTCTTATAAGGGAATACGAACTCATTCCTGTTCCGAAAAATGAAGAACTGAGGGCTTCTTTGGCCGATAAGGATTTGGCTGACTTGCAAAAAGCTTTTTTTGAATACAATGTTCCGATGCATAATAAAACCGACCTTGAAAATATGGATAGGCTTATGCGGGCTATTGAAATTGCGGAATATAAAAAGACCCATCCCGATGCAGCTGAAATCTTAAATGCAAACCGCCCCGATATCCGCCCCCTTATAATAGGCCTTAAATACCCGCGGGAAATTTTAAGGGCAAGAATAAGGCTTAGACTCTTAGAGCGCATAAAAGACGGAATGATAGAAGAAACCGAGAGCCTTCACAAGGAGGGCTTTTCTTGGGAAAGGCTTGAAAGTTTGGGGCTTGAATATAAATTTACCGCCCAATATCTTCAAGGCAAAATAAAATCTAGGGAAGAGTACGTTGATTCTCTTTACCGTGCCATTTGTCAATTTGCGAAACGGCAGGAAACTTGGTTTCGCCGTATGGAAAAAAACGGGGTAAAAATAAACTGGATATTGAAGTGAGTTTTTAATATAGTGTTGGAGGGAAATTTGACTTTAAAACAAAACATTCAATATGTTTTTATAGACTCAGGCATAGGGGGGCTGCCTTATTTAAGGCATTTAAAAGAATTGGAGCCTCAAAGTTCCTGTGCCTATGTCGCAGACACAAAACATTTTCCTTATGGAGAAAAAACACTCGAAGAGGTAATAGAATTTACCGAAGACCTTGTAAAAAAAATAATCGAAAAACTTAAACCCTCCGTTATAATAATAGCCTGTAATACGATGACGGTTTCGGCTCTTTCACACTTGCGTAAAAAATTTGAGATACCCTTTGTGGGCACCGTTCCTGCGATAAAACCTGCTGCCTTAACAAGTAAAAATAAAAAAATTGCCGTCCTTGCAACTGAAAGAACGGTAAACGATATCTATGTGCAAAATCTCATTGAGGAATTCGGAGCCGATTGTAAATTTTTTATGCGTGCCGATTCCGTTTTGGTCTCTAAAATAGAGAACACATTATTGTCAGGCTCTGAGGAGGACAAGAAGGCCGGAATCCGTCCTGCGGTTGAGTTTTTTAAATCGGCGGGAACGGATACTGCCGTCCTAGGCTGTACTCATTTTCTCCATCTAAGAGATGAGTTTAAATCCGAGTGTGAGCCGGATATAAAGATTGTGGACTCTTTGGATGGGGTTGTAAATCAGGCCTTAAAAATATCTCCTCCTCAAAAATCAAAGACGGATGAGAAATTAAATAATATTCAAAAAGATATTTTTTATATCACCTCGGAAAAAACTGAAGAGAGTACAAAAAAATATTCCGCTTATGCGGAGCTCTTTAATATGACTTTAGGTTACTTCTAAAAAACTTGTTGTTTTTTAGAAGTAACCTATAAATCTAAGGAAAACATCGAAAAGCTGAAGTTTTTCGATGTTCCCTTTAAGGTATTTATAAAATGAAAGGATTGGTTTTAAAAGGATCTAATAATATTTTTTATGTTGAATGTGAAGACGGAAAATTCAGAAGCTGCTCCATTAAGGGGAAGGTTCTAAAAGATTCTGCTCTTTACTATAATCCTCTTGCTGCCGGAGATTTTGTAAATCTTGAGCCCGATACTCATTCTGATGATGAAGGCTCAATAACGGGTTTGATAGAAAGAAAAAATTCTTTTTTACGTTTAAATCAAAAACTGAATATGCCTCAGCTTTTAGCTGCAAATATCGACCTGCTTGTTTGTGTTGTCTCTGCTGCTAATCCTCCCTTCCGCCCCCGATTTGTAGACAGGGTTTTAGTGCAAGCCGAGATTCAAAAGATTCAGGTTTTAATTGTTATAAATAAGTGTGATTTAAAAATCTCGGCTGATGTAAGAGCGCGAATAGAGGACTGGAAAAGATTGGGCTATAAAACCCTTGAAGTGTCGGCAAAGGAGGGTAGGGGAATGGATAACTTAATTGAAAACCTCTCGGCTAAAACTTCTGCCCTCGTAGGACAGTCAGGAGTAGGTAAAAGTACACTCTTAAATTTTATCGCCCCCGATTTAAATTTAAAAACTTCTGCAATTTCGGATAAGTATGACCGAGGCACCCACACGACAACACAAGGAGAGTATTTTAAAATAAAGGCTCTTACTTCAAAGGGGAAAGAACATTCGATAAACATAATTGATACGCCGGGTGTTAGGCATTTTGCCATTTACGGCATCGAGCCTGAAGATACGGCCCTATATTTTCCCGAAATGGAAAAACTTATAGGCTCATGTAAATTCGGCCTTTCCTGCACCCATACCCATGAACCCGGTTGTGCACTTTTGGAAGCTCTTAAAAAAGGAAATATTCATAAGGACAGGTATACGAGTTTTGAGCTTATACATAAAGAATTACAAGAAACGGTAAAGAAGTATTAATCGTAGGATAGGAGTATGATAAACAGTTCAGCAGGAATTCTGCCTCACTGTTTATCTGCCGAGTTTGCCTTTCGGCAAACGTCGCATTATTGTATGTAGTTTTGCATAAAGCAAAACTACTTGAAAAAACTTTTTTCGCAAATTAATATTTGCTGCAAAAAGTTTTTATGGGAGTAGATATGACAGAGCATACGCTGGAAGTTTTACAGTTTTCGAGGATAAGAGAAATTATTGCCTCCTATTGTGTAACTGATGAGGGAAAAGAATTTTGCTTAAAAAAGAATCCCGATACGGATATTAAAAAAATAGAAGAAGAAAAAAAATTAGGGATTGATTTTTTAAGTCTTTTAAGGGCATATAAGGCTCCTCCAATAAAGTACAGGCCCCCTGTTCTTCCCTTTCTTGAAGGCATAGAACTTGAAGGTGCTGCCCTTGATATTGAAGGCGTTTATTCGGTCGGGCTTTTAGCCTTGTCCGTTTTTTCTTTGCATGAATGGCTGAGTCCTTTTTTAGAAAATGAAGACCTAAATGAAAACTCGATTGTTTCCTTTGTAAAAAAAATACCCGATATGCTCCATCTAAAAAATCTTGTATTTTCTTTTATAGATGAAAACGGAGAATTGCAAGACCTTCCTTCTTTGAGGGCAATAAAAAATAAGATACGCTCTATCGAGGACGACATAGATAAAACTATGCGGAATTATTTTACAAACGATGCAACCCGTCAAATGCTTCAATCCAATCTTCCTACGGTCAAAGACGGAAGACAGGTTATAGCCGTAAGATCAAATTTTAAAGGAAGGATTCCGGGTATCATTCATGAGTATTCTCAATCGGGACAAACATTTTATCTTGAACCGGAAGAAATAGTTTTAAAGAATAATGACCTTATCGCCGCTCATGCCGAATACGAGCGTGAACTTTTAAGGCTATTGCAGGACTTGACTTCCCAAATTGCAGAGCATACCGAAAACATAAAAGAGGCCTGTGAAGCAATCACAAAATTGGATTGTGTTGCCGCCGCTTCCAGATGGGCTCATTCCAATAATTGTGTTTTTGCAGGCAGTATAGATTTAGGCTTAAGCCATTCAATAGACAAGGACGGCAGCCCTGATTCAAAAGGCTCTCCTCTTGCTTTTTATCTTCATCAAGCCCGCCATCCCCTTCTTGGAAAATCGGCGGTTCCTATAGACCTAAAATTATCTAAAGATGATAGGGTGCTTATCATAACGGGACCGAATACCGGAGGAAAAACCGTAAGCTTAAAAACGGCAGCTCTCTTTGCTCTGATAAACCAAACAGGCTGGCCCGTTCCTGCAGGCCCATTGACCCGTCTTCCTTACTTTGATTTTATAGCCTGCGACATAGGCGATGAGCAGTCTATGGATCAATCCCTTTCTACCTTTTCGGCTCACATGAAAAATGTTTCCGAAATTATAAGGAGGGCAGGGGATAAAAGTCTTATAATTCTTGATGAGCTTGGAAGCGGTACGGATCCTCAAGAAGGCTGTGCAATAGCAATGGCTGTTCTCGATGATCTTTTAGAAAAAAAAGCCTTTGTCTTTGTTACAACCCATCATGGTGCCTTAAAAAATTACGGCTATAGTAAGGACTCCTGTGTAAATGCTTCGGTCGAATTTAACCAAAACACATTGAGCCCCACCTATCGGATACTAATGGGCGTTCCCGGAGAAAGCCATGCCGTTGACATAGCCAAGCGGAACGGTCTTCCTGAACATATAATCGAAAAGGCTCACACCTATTTGGGAAATAACAGGGCCGATGTTTCCGATCTTATAAAGGGCCTTATTCAAAAACATGAAGACATGAACGAATTTGAACTTCAAAAAAAAGAAGAAGAATTAAAACTTAAAGAGGATAGGCGGCGTTCCGATTTAAAAGAACTTCAGTTAAAACAAAAAGAATTGGAGCTGAAGAAAGACGGAATAAAAAGGCTCGATCTCTTTTTTGAAGAAAAAAGAAAATTTCTTGAAAACCTTGTGCGGGAACTGAGAGAGGGAGAGCTAAGCCGAGAAAAAACTTTAAGCGTCAAAAAATGGATTGACGATTTTGAAAAAGACTTGGACAAAGAACATGAGACCCTTAAACTTGAACAAACAAAGATAGATGAAAGACTTCATACTTCAAAAGAAAAAAACAAGGCTCCTCAAAATCCTGACCTCCGCGAAGGCTCAAGGGTTATAATAAAAAGCCTCAACCGTAACGGAGAGCTTATCCGTGAAGAAAAAAAAGGAAAGTGGCTCGTTGCCGTCGATAACTTAAAACTTACTATTGCCGAGGACGACATTGAGGCTTGCGAAAATCAGGAAAAGCTTAAACTTTCCAAACCCATTGTCAGCATTATAAGCGATACAAGTGCTCCTTCTTCCCGCCCTTCTTTTGAGCTCCGCCTATTAGGAATGAGGGCTGAGGAAGCTCAAAAGGCCTTGCAGGATCAGATGGATATTGCCTTAGTACACGGTATCACCGAGTTTGCCATTATTCACGGAAAGGGTCATGGAATTCTTCAAGAACTTTCTCACGACTTTTTAAAGAGAAGTCCCTATGTAAAGGCTTTCCGCTTTGCAAAGCCGGAAGAAGGCGGATCGGGAAAGACGATAGTAAGCCTCGGTTAAGTCCATGCTGCAGCTAACGCTGCTAACGTAAGCTAATTTGATTCAAAATTTTCTATTACGTAAAAATCTACGGGGAACCAATTTTCAGGAGCCGCTATTTCATCGGCTATTTCTCCTATAGGTACATGGGCCGTAGTTTCACAGCCAAGGTAATCTCTGCCGTTGTGAGTAAAACAGGTTCCGCTTCCCGGACAGTCTACTGCAGCTATGGCATGGGACTTATTCGGAGAAACCAAAAGGACGGCATCTATGTTCATCTGTTTTAGCATTAGTACCATAAGAAGAGCCCTGCTGTCGCAGTCGCCCCTTTTTTCCGTAAGAGCTTGAGGCAAATTCATAAAATCGCTTCCTTTTCTGTCTCTTTCATAGTTAAAATTTTGAACTAAAAGAAGCAGTTCCTTTACCGCTTTTTCGGCAAATCCGTTTTGATTGTTTTCATCAAAGAGAGAAGTATATACGGCAAAGGAAGCTGGAGCTATGCGGTTCCATGCGTCCCTAAAAATTACCTTATAAAAACGCTGCCAAGCTGCGATTAAATTATCATGATTTAAATACATAGTCAAAACAGAAAATTCCCTGTCAATTACCGACTTGTTTGCTTCCGCATCGGATTCATCTATCGTAAAGGATATGTTTTTATTGTTAAAAGTATACTCGATATTTTTTTCTTTTGTTTTAGGATATAGGGCTGTTGTAACCGGCCCGGGCTCAAAATAAGACATTGTATCCGTATAAACCGTGTCAAGGGAAGAAATCATGAGGTTTTCGCATTCCTTTGCCTTATCCTTGTCGGTATAGGTAAGAAGAACCAGCCAGCCGGTTTTATTGGGCAGCTCAAGGCTTAAAACCCAGCCTGAAAGCTCCTTAGGTTTATATTTTTCGGAAGGCGAATATAAAAACGATACCGACGATAAAAGAGCTTCTTTATTTCTCCATACAAAAGGAACATCTTTATGAGTTATTTTTAACTGTTTAAAAACATGTTCAGCCGCTTCTTTTGCAGTCTTAAATTGAGGCTCTTCATACAAGGCAATTTGCAAATCAACCGGCAGAATAGCATGCTGAAAAAGATATCTTTCATTTCCTTCTCTATTGGCTAAAACAAAATCCTCAGGCAGGTCGAGTGCATAGCCCCATGAAGGGGAATACATTTGTTCCGCCGAAAGAGAAACACTTAAAAAAAAGAAACAGCTTAGAAATAAAAAAAATAATAAAACGTTTTTTTTCTTCATTTTTTCCCTCATATTACCTTATAATTATAACTTATTTTTAATAATAATACTATAGTTTTAACATGAAATTTACTTTGCATATCCTAAAAAATTATGTTATACTGTTTAAGATATGATTCAATTTGAAGATGATGTTTTCTATCTGGAAACCGAGAACTCAAGCTATTGGTTCCGTATAAGTCCTTACGGACACTTGGAAACCGTGCATTACGGTAAAAAGATGGAAAGAGGCGATATACAGGGACTCATTGTAAAAAGAACGGCACAGACAGGTTCTTCCGTTTGCTATGATGAAAAAGACCCCATCTATGTGCTTGATAATATCCCCTTGCAATGGTCGGGAAACGGCAGGGGGGATTACCGTTATTCTCCTTGCGAAATAAGAATGCCCGATTCTTCTTTTACGCACGATTTTGTTTATCAATCCCATAAGATAGAAAAAGGCTTGAAACCTATGCAGACTCTTCCTTACGCCATTGACGGAAATGAAGACGCCGAAACCCTTATCATAAATTTAAAAGATATAAACGATGTTAGTCTTGCACTCTACTATACGGTATTTCCGTCCTTTAATCTTATAACAAGGCGTGCTGTCTTGACAAATAATAATGAAAAAGCCTTGGAAATACGCCGCCTTATGAGTATGATGATAGATCTTCCGGACAGGGGCTTCAATATGTTCACCCTTGACGGGAGCTGGATTAAAGAAGCTCATCTCCACAAAAAAGAAATTTCCTATGGGATGTGGGTAAACGAGTCTACAACCGGAGCAAGCTCTAACCGTCACAATCCGGGCTTTCTTGTTGCAGCTCACGGAGCAGAGGAGGATAGGGGAGAGGTCTACGGGTTTAACCTTATCTACAGCGGCAATCATTTCGGCTTTGTTCAAAAAAGCCATTTGGACCTAATCCGCATCGGTATCGGGATAAGTCCTCATTGTTTTTCTTGGGATTTAAACAAAGGTGAAAGCTTTGAAACGCCTGAGGCTCTTCTTTCTTTTTCCGATAGGGGCTTTAACGGGCTTCGTTCAAATATACACGGCTTTATAAATAAGTGTATTGTAAGGGGTGAATGGAAAGAAAAAGAAAGGCCTGTTTTAATAAACAATTGGGAAGCCGATTTTTTTAAGTTTAATCGCCGAAGTCTTTTACGCTCTGCCCGTCAGGCAAAAAAGTTGGGGCTTGAGCTTTTTGTGCTTGATGACGGCTGGTTCGGAGACCGGAATAATGATAGTGCAGGTCTCGGCGACTATCGGGTAAATACAAAAAAACTTCCCGGGGGAATTAAAAAACTTGCCGATAAGGTGCGTAAAATCGGGCTTGATTTCGGGCTTTGGTTTGAGCCTGAAATGGTAAACGAGGACAGCGATCTATTCCGTTCTCATCCCGAATGGGCCTTAAAAGAGCCCTTCAGGGAGCCGGTTAGAGGAAGGCACCAGCTCGTCCTTGACCTTTGTCTTAAAGAAGTTAGAGATTATATAGTTGAAAATGTCTCACGGATTTTAGATGAGGAGGATGTCTCTTATGTAAAATGGGATATGAATCGCCACATATCGGCAGCTTTTTCTCCTTCTTTAAAAAATCAAGGAGAGTTTTATCACCGTT
The DNA window shown above is from Treponema denticola and carries:
- the hisS gene encoding histidine--tRNA ligase, which translates into the protein MSDLIQPKVLKGFRDFLPADEIERALLMERLVKVFRDYGFVPIDTPALEYSEILLRKSGGETEKQVFRFNDNGGRDVAMRFDLTVPLARFVAEHKSEIYFPFKRYHLGKVWRGEKPQAGRYREFLQCDFDTLGSDSAAVDFEILRLIKKALNELGVSNFKIHVSHRGIFNRFLKSLNLSEDSEEVLRIVDKLAKIGEAEVLKLLTDISSEESAKKILAYISGVNKELKSEDFEKTLSHLENLAGGSGEDTKRMRDIYALVKAVGIEDSVVFDPSITRGLDYYTGVVFETFLTDLPSIGSVCSGGRYDNLTALYMKESITGVGASIGLDRLLAALEQLGHQKTKASFTDLLIFSLPEDDQALSYKIVNFFEAEKINAEVYPEPKKMNHQYTYAEKKDIRWGLFLGKDSCVEEFDKTPQGFKIKLKDMTNRTEDEIPLSEVVKKIMASKN
- the rlmB gene encoding 23S rRNA (guanosine(2251)-2'-O)-methyltransferase RlmB; the protein is MKKTITGFHAIDEILRAEKLKIEKEKNRKPNLEIFYSKEGPRVKKILEEARKLNLKVEKKDNQFLDSLTKTLPEQLRDHRGIVLVTEAENQKKGMSVDEFFARLAEKDSAFVVILDSVTDPHNTGSIIRSADQFGIDGILVPENKSAGGFEIISKVSAGALAWVPFVEVTNLVRTIERLKKEGFWIYGADAGGKALPDLTFPKKTALIMGSEGKGMSRLVEETCDEIVSIPTKGKLDSLNVSVAAGILLYEISRKKEV
- a CDS encoding MBL fold metallo-hydrolase RNA specificity domain-containing protein, with amino-acid sequence MAIKFYSLGAAQEVTGSKHILEVDGHKYLIDCGAFQGKRAEADKKNRDFNVPTQELEAVILTHAHYDHCGLLPLLGKHGFNGNIYATPATRDIANLVMMDSARIQARDREYLSKQAAKKGESFKWVPLFDEADVIQTVNQFVTISYHRPAWIGPNVQLEFYDAGHILGSAMAVITAKDSDGKEVKIAFTGDLGRKNKAIIRDPDIIPPVDYIVIESTYGNRRHEETDNALKLLAEKTQEIVQNKGKMIIPAFAVERTQEIVYYFHLLVDKKIIPNIPIYVDSPMAVNATSIFQVHPECYDAETHEAFLTHHKNPFGFNSLKFITSVTESKELNNIDGPMVIISADGMCEFGRITHHLANNIEKPSTKVMLVGFMAEDTLGRRLQNREQEVKIFGEWHQVRAEILQINAFSAHADYFESREWLDSLENPKLKRIFLVHGEPKAQTYFTQYLNENGYKDVKTVKYGEIYSLD
- the miaA gene encoding tRNA (adenosine(37)-N6)-dimethylallyltransferase MiaA produces the protein MNLDFLSLSDKHNSVVVLGATATGKTSYAVGLAKALGGEIISADSRQVYKGLDLGTGKDLKEYGDVPHHLIDICTLEREYNVFDFQNDAYKAFEDIKRRKKFPIFAGGTGLYLDALIREYELIPVPKNEELRASLADKDLADLQKAFFEYNVPMHNKTDLENMDRLMRAIEIAEYKKTHPDAAEILNANRPDIRPLIIGLKYPREILRARIRLRLLERIKDGMIEETESLHKEGFSWERLESLGLEYKFTAQYLQGKIKSREEYVDSLYRAICQFAKRQETWFRRMEKNGVKINWILK
- the murI gene encoding glutamate racemase, with the translated sequence MTLKQNIQYVFIDSGIGGLPYLRHLKELEPQSSCAYVADTKHFPYGEKTLEEVIEFTEDLVKKIIEKLKPSVIIIACNTMTVSALSHLRKKFEIPFVGTVPAIKPAALTSKNKKIAVLATERTVNDIYVQNLIEEFGADCKFFMRADSVLVSKIENTLLSGSEEDKKAGIRPAVEFFKSAGTDTAVLGCTHFLHLRDEFKSECEPDIKIVDSLDGVVNQALKISPPQKSKTDEKLNNIQKDIFYITSEKTEESTKKYSAYAELFNMTLGYF
- the rsgA gene encoding ribosome small subunit-dependent GTPase A, coding for MKGLVLKGSNNIFYVECEDGKFRSCSIKGKVLKDSALYYNPLAAGDFVNLEPDTHSDDEGSITGLIERKNSFLRLNQKLNMPQLLAANIDLLVCVVSAANPPFRPRFVDRVLVQAEIQKIQVLIVINKCDLKISADVRARIEDWKRLGYKTLEVSAKEGRGMDNLIENLSAKTSALVGQSGVGKSTLLNFIAPDLNLKTSAISDKYDRGTHTTTQGEYFKIKALTSKGKEHSINIIDTPGVRHFAIYGIEPEDTALYFPEMEKLIGSCKFGLSCTHTHEPGCALLEALKKGNIHKDRYTSFELIHKELQETVKKY